From Thermococcus sp., a single genomic window includes:
- the cas2 gene encoding CRISPR-associated endonuclease Cas2 — protein MYVVIVYDVGVKRVNNVKKFLRQHLHWIQNSVFEGEVTGAEFERIKGGLMDIIDEDEDSVVVYRLRSMPEREVLGTEKNPLEYVL, from the coding sequence ATGTACGTCGTTATAGTCTATGACGTCGGTGTTAAGCGCGTCAACAACGTCAAGAAGTTCCTCCGCCAGCACCTTCACTGGATTCAGAACAGCGTTTTTGAGGGAGAAGTGACGGGAGCTGAATTTGAGCGCATTAAGGGCGGATTGATGGATATAATCGACGAGGATGAGGACTCTGTGGTAGTGTACAGGCTACGCTCGATGCCGGAGAGAGAAGTCCTGGGCACTGAGAAAAATCCTTTGGAATATGTCCTCTGA
- a CDS encoding pyridoxal phosphate-dependent aminotransferase: MALSDRLELVNPSEIRKLFDLAQGIEGLISLGIGEPDFDTPEHIKEYAKEALDKGMTHYGPNAGLPMLREAVSRKLMEQNGIEADPGTEIMILTGANQAFLMGLSTFLKDGEEVLIPGPMFVSYAPAVVLAGGKPVEVPTYEENEFRLSIDDLEKHVTGRTRALIINTPNNPTGAVLTKKDLEEIADFAIEHDLIVFSDEVYEHFVYDGVRNHSIASLNGMFEHTVTINGFSKTFAMTGWRLGFVAAPSWIIERMTRFQMYNSTCPVTFVQYAAAKGLEDGRSWKAVEEMRKEYDRRRNLVWKRLNGMGLPTVKPRGAFYIFPRIRDTGLSDHEFSELILKEARVAVVPGSAFGKAGEGYIRISYATAYEKLEEAMDRMEKVLREKKLV; encoded by the coding sequence ATGGCGCTGAGTGACAGGCTTGAACTGGTTAACCCTTCTGAGATTAGAAAGCTCTTTGACCTTGCCCAGGGCATTGAAGGCCTCATTTCCCTCGGGATAGGTGAACCCGATTTTGATACACCTGAACACATCAAGGAGTATGCGAAGGAGGCACTTGATAAGGGCATGACCCATTACGGTCCAAACGCAGGTTTGCCCATGCTCCGTGAGGCGGTTTCAAGGAAGCTCATGGAACAGAACGGGATAGAGGCTGACCCGGGAACGGAGATTATGATCCTGACCGGCGCAAACCAGGCGTTTCTTATGGGTCTATCCACGTTTCTGAAGGATGGGGAGGAAGTTCTCATCCCCGGGCCGATGTTCGTCAGCTACGCCCCGGCGGTAGTCCTTGCAGGAGGGAAGCCGGTTGAGGTTCCGACCTACGAGGAAAATGAGTTTAGGTTGAGCATCGACGACCTCGAAAAGCACGTGACCGGGAGAACCAGGGCGCTTATCATAAACACTCCCAACAACCCGACGGGTGCGGTTCTCACCAAGAAGGACCTTGAAGAGATAGCTGATTTCGCCATCGAGCATGACCTAATAGTCTTCAGCGATGAGGTCTACGAGCACTTCGTTTATGATGGTGTTAGAAACCACAGTATAGCTTCTCTCAACGGCATGTTTGAGCACACCGTGACGATCAATGGCTTCTCCAAGACCTTCGCCATGACCGGCTGGCGCCTTGGCTTCGTCGCGGCCCCCTCGTGGATAATTGAGAGGATGACCCGCTTCCAGATGTACAACTCAACCTGTCCGGTCACGTTCGTTCAGTATGCGGCAGCTAAAGGACTTGAGGATGGGAGGAGCTGGAAGGCCGTCGAGGAGATGAGAAAGGAGTACGACAGGAGGAGGAACCTCGTCTGGAAGCGCCTCAACGGGATGGGACTTCCAACGGTCAAGCCCAGGGGAGCATTCTACATCTTCCCACGCATCAGGGACACCGGTCTGAGCGACCATGAGTTCAGCGAGCTCATATTGAAGGAGGCGAGGGTTGCCGTCGTTCCGGGTTCGGCGTTCGGAAAGGCCGGCGAGGGTTACATAAGGATAAGCTACGCGACGGCCTATGAGAAGCTGGAAGAGGCAATGGACAGGATGGAGAAGGTGCTGAGGGAGAAGAAGCTCGTTTAG
- a CDS encoding metallophosphoesterase, with translation MRLVVVTDVHGKLEKVRKLTKTLAGLEVDALLIAGDLTHFGGAEQAKDILHPLRNLGFPLLTVHGNCDGRDVPELLDGLGIGVHGKRVDINGLGVIGIGGSNQTPFHTVWELTEDEIRGVLERNYRPGDVILSHVPPYGTIADRVHLGRHVGSKALRRFIEEHKPPLVVCGHIHEGKGEDRIGETVVVNPGPLFRGYYAVIEFDEKEKKVRNVELLRL, from the coding sequence GTGAGGCTTGTGGTGGTAACCGACGTACACGGGAAATTGGAGAAGGTCCGCAAGCTCACCAAGACCCTGGCCGGGTTGGAGGTCGATGCACTTCTGATAGCCGGAGACCTGACCCATTTCGGCGGGGCCGAACAGGCAAAGGATATCCTCCACCCCCTGAGGAACCTGGGATTCCCATTACTGACGGTTCATGGTAACTGCGACGGCAGGGATGTTCCCGAACTACTCGATGGACTTGGAATCGGTGTTCACGGAAAGCGCGTCGATATCAACGGTCTCGGTGTAATTGGAATCGGTGGCTCCAACCAAACACCATTCCACACGGTATGGGAGCTGACGGAGGACGAGATTCGGGGGGTACTTGAAAGGAACTACCGGCCGGGCGATGTAATCCTCTCACACGTTCCTCCTTACGGAACCATTGCCGACAGGGTCCACCTCGGCAGACACGTTGGGAGCAAGGCGCTCAGAAGGTTCATAGAAGAACACAAACCGCCCCTCGTTGTCTGCGGCCACATACATGAGGGGAAGGGAGAAGACAGGATCGGAGAAACAGTTGTGGTGAACCCAGGCCCCCTCTTCAGGGGGTACTATGCGGTCATTGAGTTCGACGAAAAGGAGAAAAAGGTCAGAAACGTTGAGCTTCTCAGGCTCTAA
- a CDS encoding adenylate kinase family protein — protein sequence MIIAVTGTPGVGKTTLSKLLAAKLGYEYVSVRDFALEKGIGEKAGDEIEIDVDELARLASDEFRGKNVVIDGHLSHFIPADIVIVLRLHPRAVAERLKLRGYPPKKLAENVEAEFVDVILIEAVEENKNVLEVNTTDRRPEEVLNEVLSLLQAGVRRRVGIVDWSDSYGEILPYLMRRG from the coding sequence ATGATAATAGCGGTAACCGGAACACCCGGTGTTGGCAAGACAACACTTTCAAAGCTCCTGGCCGCAAAGTTGGGGTACGAATACGTAAGTGTCAGAGACTTCGCTCTGGAAAAAGGCATTGGTGAGAAAGCTGGGGACGAGATCGAGATAGACGTGGACGAACTCGCACGTCTCGCATCCGATGAGTTCAGGGGAAAAAACGTTGTGATCGACGGGCACCTCAGCCATTTCATACCCGCGGATATCGTGATCGTCCTGCGGCTCCATCCAAGGGCTGTGGCCGAGAGACTGAAGCTGAGGGGTTATCCACCAAAGAAACTGGCGGAGAACGTCGAGGCAGAGTTCGTGGACGTGATCCTCATCGAGGCCGTTGAGGAGAACAAGAACGTGCTTGAGGTAAATACCACGGATAGGAGACCTGAGGAGGTTCTGAACGAAGTACTGTCCCTACTCCAAGCAGGTGTCAGACGGCGCGTCGGGATCGTGGACTGGAGCGACTCTTACGGGGAGATACTCCCCTACCTCATGAGAAGGGGGTGA